The following are from one region of the Rosistilla carotiformis genome:
- a CDS encoding right-handed parallel beta-helix repeat-containing protein yields MNLFAGSLLVAATLLANAGVNQSAIDEVRSGKRTEARASWWGFDPEDSTAALQSAIDSGAKRVIVEDMGRPWIVTPLQAASDQELIFEKGAVLQAKKGEFKGSTDSLLNVISKKNVTIRGEGATFRMHRDDYAKPPYKKAEWRHTLQIKSSSNVQVLGLTMSESGGDGIYLGVATRGVTNKNIVIRDVVLDKHYRQGISVITAEDLLIENTIMRDTGGTSPMAGIDFEPNHFSERLVNCVMRNCIAENNQGVGYAFYLPNLTAQSAPISIRLENCIARGSNRAPLSFTNGEGKGQGPMTGTLEFVDCDFSGGSGPVATMNRKPAAGARVRFINCRLEPGASKPTTPTIFFASRAGNQLDVGGVDFESCRVHDPQQRPLIGFYDGARELHLIDVTGTLKTTSGDTQRTVEIDQKYLDDLHPGNKFQRFPKYETDGTTFIPLKPLKPDAMLPQPNFTLRGSGTFVLFAESGTPVELKLNHSHVGNYTGTPVVVEAIAPSGKKLPIGEVPLDTTGSLGFVAPESGIYQIPIDVGPNKFSLEATNCPTVISSETGRVRLVYSVGKLYFYVPPGTKQFGVKAYGDGGEVVAVAVSDPQGKSVWEKTKISAPEQFVGVPESQQGEIWTLQISRPSSGRMEDYFVELQGLPPFFATHRDCLLQPAL; encoded by the coding sequence ATGAATCTGTTTGCTGGAAGTTTGTTAGTCGCCGCGACTTTGCTGGCCAATGCTGGCGTCAATCAATCCGCGATCGATGAGGTTCGATCGGGCAAGCGGACCGAAGCGCGAGCCTCTTGGTGGGGCTTCGATCCCGAGGACTCCACGGCGGCGTTGCAGAGTGCCATCGATTCGGGTGCCAAGCGAGTGATCGTCGAGGACATGGGCCGGCCCTGGATCGTCACTCCGCTGCAGGCGGCCAGCGACCAGGAACTGATCTTCGAAAAGGGAGCGGTCCTGCAAGCGAAGAAGGGAGAGTTCAAGGGATCGACCGATTCGCTGCTGAATGTGATCAGCAAAAAGAACGTCACGATCCGCGGCGAGGGTGCCACCTTCCGGATGCATCGCGACGATTACGCCAAGCCGCCGTACAAGAAGGCGGAATGGAGGCACACGCTGCAGATCAAGAGCAGCAGCAACGTCCAGGTGCTGGGACTGACGATGTCCGAGAGCGGCGGCGATGGGATCTATCTGGGCGTCGCCACCCGCGGCGTCACCAACAAAAACATCGTGATCCGCGACGTCGTCCTCGACAAACACTACCGCCAGGGAATCAGTGTGATCACGGCCGAAGATCTGTTGATCGAAAACACGATCATGCGCGACACTGGCGGCACGTCGCCGATGGCCGGGATCGATTTTGAACCCAACCATTTCAGCGAGCGATTGGTCAATTGTGTGATGCGGAACTGCATCGCCGAAAACAACCAAGGCGTCGGCTACGCGTTTTACCTTCCCAACCTGACCGCCCAGTCGGCACCGATCTCGATTCGCTTGGAGAACTGCATCGCTCGCGGCAGCAATCGCGCACCGCTCTCTTTCACCAACGGCGAAGGAAAGGGACAGGGGCCGATGACCGGCACGCTCGAATTCGTCGACTGCGATTTCTCCGGCGGCAGCGGTCCCGTCGCGACGATGAACCGCAAACCGGCCGCCGGGGCACGCGTCCGTTTCATCAACTGCCGCCTGGAACCAGGAGCCAGCAAACCGACGACGCCAACGATTTTTTTCGCCTCGCGAGCGGGCAACCAATTGGACGTCGGTGGCGTCGATTTTGAAAGCTGCCGAGTTCACGATCCGCAACAGCGACCGTTGATTGGATTCTACGACGGTGCCAGGGAACTGCATTTGATCGATGTCACTGGCACGTTGAAAACGACATCCGGCGACACCCAACGGACCGTCGAAATCGATCAGAAATATCTCGACGATCTACATCCGGGAAACAAGTTCCAACGGTTCCCCAAATACGAAACCGACGGGACAACTTTCATTCCGTTAAAGCCGTTGAAACCCGACGCGATGCTGCCGCAGCCCAATTTCACGCTTCGCGGCTCGGGAACGTTTGTGCTGTTTGCCGAAAGCGGCACTCCAGTGGAACTGAAGCTGAACCACAGCCACGTCGGTAACTACACCGGGACGCCGGTGGTTGTCGAAGCGATCGCGCCGAGCGGCAAGAAGTTGCCAATCGGTGAGGTTCCGCTCGATACGACCGGCTCGCTTGGTTTTGTCGCTCCAGAATCCGGAATCTACCAAATCCCAATCGATGTCGGCCCGAACAAGTTTTCCTTGGAAGCGACCAATTGCCCGACCGTCATCTCCAGCGAAACGGGGCGCGTGCGGTTGGTTTACTCCGTCGGCAAACTCTACTTCTACGTCCCCCCGGGAACCAAGCAATTTGGCGTCAAAGCCTACGGCGACGGAGGCGAAGTGGTCGCCGTTGCGGTCTCAGACCCGCAAGGGAAGTCCGTTTGGGAAAAGACAAAGATCTCGGCCCCCGAACAATTTGTGGGTGTTCCCGAATCGCAGCAGGGAGAAATCTGGACGCTGCAAATTTCGCGTCCTTCATCGGGACGCATGGAAGATTATTTTGTCGAACTGCAAGGGCTGCCACCGTTCTTCGCAACGCATCGCGATTGCCTGTTGCAGCCCGCACTCTAG